Proteins from a genomic interval of Brooklawnia cerclae:
- a CDS encoding dihydrodipicolinate synthase family protein, protein MSSTIDLGGVVVATALAFKPDSSAPAGLAVDYDKFGEHVDFLMSNGCRGVGPNGSLGEYSSLTDEERRQVIKVAVDAVAGRGIVIAGSHGVGWHQAQQWARYAQADGADAVLLLPPIIYHCNDDEVVEHYRRVAEVGLPIMAYNNPFDTKVDLTPQLVSRLAEIPEVIAVKEFSGDVRRVFEIKELCDIDVIAGADDVLFELMVDGAVGWFAGFPNVFPAESVELYELMRQGRVEEAKQLYRGLVPIFRWDSRVEFVQAIKLAMDICGNSYGGVTRPPRGPLTPAHEAQVRADTEYALRALAARAAQ, encoded by the coding sequence ATGAGCAGCACCATCGACCTGGGGGGAGTCGTCGTCGCGACCGCCCTGGCCTTCAAGCCGGATTCTTCCGCTCCCGCCGGGCTCGCCGTCGACTACGACAAGTTCGGGGAGCACGTCGACTTCCTCATGAGCAACGGCTGCCGCGGCGTCGGGCCCAACGGCTCCCTCGGTGAGTACTCCTCGTTGACCGACGAGGAACGCCGCCAGGTGATCAAGGTGGCCGTGGACGCCGTTGCGGGCCGCGGCATCGTCATCGCCGGTAGCCACGGGGTCGGCTGGCACCAGGCCCAGCAGTGGGCGCGCTACGCGCAGGCCGACGGGGCCGACGCCGTCCTCCTGCTGCCGCCGATCATCTACCACTGCAACGACGACGAGGTCGTCGAGCACTACCGCAGGGTCGCCGAGGTCGGTCTGCCGATCATGGCCTACAACAACCCGTTCGACACCAAGGTCGACCTGACGCCCCAGTTGGTCTCACGGTTGGCCGAGATCCCCGAGGTGATCGCGGTCAAGGAGTTCTCCGGGGACGTCCGGCGCGTCTTCGAGATCAAGGAACTGTGCGACATCGACGTCATCGCCGGCGCCGACGACGTCCTGTTCGAACTCATGGTGGACGGGGCGGTCGGCTGGTTCGCCGGATTCCCGAACGTCTTCCCCGCCGAGTCGGTGGAACTGTACGAGTTGATGCGGCAAGGGCGTGTGGAGGAGGCCAAGCAGCTCTACCGCGGGCTGGTGCCGATCTTCCGCTGGGACTCCCGCGTCGAGTTCGTCCAGGCGATCAAGCTCGCCATGGACATCTGCGGCAACTCCTACGGCGGGGTGACCCGCCCGCCGCGCGGACCGCTCACCCCGGCGCACGAGGCCCAGGTGCGCGCCGACACCGAGTACGCCCTGAGGGCCCTGGCAGCCCGCGCGGCACAGTAG
- the yidC gene encoding membrane protein insertase YidC — translation MEVDPFWLLNIWQDFGNIGNAIMQPLYWAVSGIIVLAHRLWSPLFGAASGVTWSLSIVTLTIAIRLVMMPLYAKQLNSSRAMQALQPKIAALQEKYGADRERLGQETMKLYKDEGVSPTASCLPLLIQLPIFWSLFQVLNAAARGTAKGTFFINNPDLVQSLSHATAFGAQLSGTFLPLTSGFGATQILALVLIILMTVLLFFQQLHMMRRNMPPTALEGPMGQQQKMMLYMMPLMYVFGGLGMPIGVLVYWMASNLWSLAQQYFIIRSYPTPGTPAYVEWEDRMVARGKDPHAIERARADKARKRPAGSSATRTPVKVDENGRPAVARQGVNRQTVRTNGSERPVVQRQQVQRESRASRKKGK, via the coding sequence ATGGAAGTGGATCCGTTCTGGCTCCTCAACATCTGGCAAGACTTCGGCAATATCGGCAACGCCATCATGCAGCCGCTGTACTGGGCTGTGTCGGGCATCATCGTGTTGGCCCACCGGCTGTGGTCGCCGCTGTTCGGCGCGGCCTCGGGGGTCACATGGAGCCTGTCCATCGTCACGCTGACGATCGCGATCAGGCTGGTCATGATGCCGCTGTACGCCAAGCAGCTGAACTCCTCCCGGGCGATGCAGGCACTCCAGCCGAAGATCGCGGCCCTGCAGGAGAAGTACGGCGCCGACCGTGAGCGTCTCGGCCAGGAGACGATGAAGCTCTACAAGGACGAGGGCGTGAGCCCGACCGCGAGCTGTCTTCCCCTGCTGATCCAGTTGCCGATCTTCTGGTCGCTGTTCCAGGTGCTGAACGCCGCGGCCCGGGGGACCGCGAAGGGCACCTTCTTCATCAACAACCCCGACCTGGTTCAGTCGCTGAGCCACGCGACCGCGTTCGGGGCACAGTTGTCGGGCACCTTCCTCCCGCTGACCAGCGGTTTCGGAGCGACCCAGATCCTCGCGCTGGTGCTGATCATCCTGATGACCGTACTGCTGTTCTTCCAGCAGTTGCACATGATGCGGCGCAACATGCCTCCGACGGCTCTCGAGGGCCCGATGGGCCAGCAGCAGAAGATGATGCTGTACATGATGCCGCTGATGTACGTGTTCGGCGGCTTGGGGATGCCGATCGGCGTGCTCGTCTACTGGATGGCGAGCAACCTGTGGTCGCTCGCGCAGCAGTACTTCATCATCCGCAGTTACCCGACGCCCGGCACCCCCGCCTACGTCGAGTGGGAGGACCGGATGGTTGCCAGGGGCAAGGACCCGCACGCGATCGAGAGGGCCCGTGCCGACAAGGCTCGCAAGCGTCCCGCCGGGTCGAGCGCGACTCGAACGCCCGTGAAGGTGGACGAGAACGGCCGGCCGGCGGTCGCCCGCCAGGGTGTGAACCGGCAGACCGTGCGCACCAACGGCAGCGAACGACCGGTCGTTCAGCGCCAGCAGGTGCAGCGGGAGTCGCGCGCGTCCCGCAAGAAGGGCAAGTAA
- the rsmG gene encoding 16S rRNA (guanine(527)-N(7))-methyltransferase RsmG gives MKAPAVGAEVFGTSVDVVSRYVAILGTRGIECGLLGPREGERLWERHVLNSAVLATMVPQGVSVVDVGSGAGLPGIPLAILRPDLRIVLLEPLLRRYTFLVDVVGELGLADRVSVVRGRAEDLDDRFDVVVARAVAPLDRLVGWTKDLFGPDGCLLALKGGSAHDEVEQARPKLKKLGLVAEVHEASAAPGLEPTTVVRVSRG, from the coding sequence GTGAAAGCTCCGGCCGTCGGTGCCGAGGTCTTCGGCACCTCAGTGGATGTGGTCTCCCGCTACGTCGCGATCCTGGGGACGCGGGGGATCGAGTGTGGTCTGCTCGGCCCCAGGGAGGGCGAACGGCTGTGGGAACGGCACGTCCTGAACTCGGCGGTGCTGGCCACGATGGTGCCTCAGGGGGTCAGTGTCGTGGACGTCGGCAGCGGCGCTGGACTGCCGGGCATCCCGCTGGCGATCCTGCGGCCCGACCTGCGAATCGTCCTGCTCGAACCGCTTCTCCGCCGGTACACGTTCCTCGTCGACGTCGTGGGGGAACTGGGGCTGGCTGATCGGGTGAGCGTCGTGCGGGGACGGGCCGAAGACCTGGACGATCGCTTCGACGTCGTGGTGGCCAGGGCGGTCGCGCCGCTCGACCGCTTGGTGGGCTGGACGAAGGACCTGTTCGGCCCCGACGGCTGCCTGCTCGCGTTGAAAGGCGGGTCGGCCCACGACGAGGTGGAGCAAGCACGCCCCAAGCTCAAGAAACTCGGCCTGGTCGCCGAGGTCCACGAGGCCTCGGCCGCGCCCGGGCTCGAACCGACGACCGTCGTGCGTGTGAGCCGCGGTTAG
- a CDS encoding proline racemase family protein yields MRSSKVFHAVDSHTEGMPTRVITGGVGPIPGDTMNDRRLYFIQHLDHIRQLLVNEPRGHASMSGAILQPPARPDCDWGIVFIEASGCLPMCGHGTIGVATVLVETGMVEVVEPVTTIRLDTPAGLVVASVAVTDGRAVSVTLDNVPAFTERLDETIEVPGVGTVPYSLAFGGNFYAMVNLDDVGLPFDRTRQTDILKTGLRIMDAINTQAPPSHPEIQGVDYCHHVEFIAPGSTAQHSRHAMAIHPGWFDRSPCGTGTSARMAELYTRGQLPLRTDFVNESFIGSTFVGRLTGTTEVAGIPAVTPQITGRAWVTGTAQYLLDPNDPYPRGFVF; encoded by the coding sequence ATGCGGTCGTCAAAGGTCTTCCACGCCGTCGACTCCCACACCGAGGGCATGCCCACCCGGGTCATCACCGGGGGCGTCGGGCCGATACCCGGTGACACGATGAACGACCGGCGTCTGTACTTCATCCAGCACCTCGACCACATCCGCCAACTGCTCGTCAACGAGCCCCGGGGACACGCGTCGATGTCGGGGGCGATCCTCCAGCCGCCGGCACGACCCGACTGTGACTGGGGGATCGTCTTCATCGAGGCCTCCGGCTGCCTGCCGATGTGCGGGCACGGCACGATCGGTGTCGCCACCGTCCTCGTGGAGACCGGAATGGTCGAGGTCGTCGAACCGGTCACCACGATCCGGCTCGACACACCCGCGGGGCTGGTCGTCGCCTCCGTCGCGGTCACCGACGGTCGCGCCGTCTCGGTCACCCTCGACAACGTGCCGGCCTTCACCGAGCGGCTGGACGAGACGATCGAGGTGCCCGGGGTCGGCACGGTTCCCTACTCCCTGGCGTTCGGCGGCAACTTCTACGCGATGGTGAATCTCGACGACGTCGGACTGCCTTTCGACCGGACGCGGCAGACCGACATCCTGAAGACCGGCCTGCGAATCATGGATGCCATCAACACACAGGCCCCGCCGTCCCACCCCGAGATCCAGGGCGTCGACTACTGCCACCACGTCGAGTTCATCGCCCCCGGGTCGACCGCGCAGCACTCGCGGCATGCGATGGCGATCCATCCCGGCTGGTTCGACCGCTCACCGTGCGGCACCGGGACGTCCGCACGAATGGCCGAGTTGTACACGCGCGGGCAGCTTCCGCTCCGGACCGACTTCGTCAACGAGTCGTTCATCGGTTCCACCTTCGTCGGACGACTCACCGGCACCACCGAGGTGGCGGGGATCCCGGCGGTCACCCCACAGATCACCGGGCGGGCCTGGGTCACCGGCACCGCGCAGTACCTGCTCGACCCGAACGACCCCTACCCCCGCGGTTTCGTCTTCTGA
- a CDS encoding protein jag, translating into MDTDERTPDAQNAPEQAGTSALDTEGDIAADYLEELLEIADLDGDIDIYTEGDRPHVSIVTDSDVLVGRDGEVLEALQELARLAVMTETGKRSRLMLDVAGFREKRRVELQGLATDAILEVQQTGEPARLTPMNPFERKIVHDIVAASGLTSESEGEEPNRRVVIRKAD; encoded by the coding sequence ATGGACACTGACGAGCGGACTCCGGACGCGCAGAACGCGCCCGAGCAGGCCGGGACGAGCGCCCTCGACACCGAGGGTGACATCGCCGCGGACTACCTCGAGGAGCTTCTCGAGATCGCGGATCTGGACGGCGACATCGACATCTACACCGAGGGGGATCGTCCCCACGTGTCGATCGTCACCGACAGCGACGTCCTCGTCGGCCGCGACGGCGAGGTGCTCGAGGCCCTGCAGGAGCTCGCCCGGCTCGCCGTCATGACCGAGACCGGAAAACGGAGCCGGCTCATGCTCGACGTGGCTGGTTTCCGTGAGAAGCGTCGTGTCGAGTTGCAGGGGCTGGCGACCGACGCGATCCTCGAGGTGCAGCAGACCGGGGAGCCCGCGCGGCTGACCCCGATGAACCCCTTCGAGCGCAAGATCGTCCACGACATCGTGGCCGCGTCCGGCCTGACCAGTGAGTCGGAGGGCGAGGAACCGAACCGGCGTGTGGTGATCCGGAAAGCGGATTGA
- the rnpA gene encoding ribonuclease P protein component, whose amino-acid sequence MLPASARMRSSAAFDQAVRGGVRCGRPTVVVHARVTAGENGAKAPAQVGFIVSKKVGNAVTRNRVKRRLRHLVRAELPGTADGALVVVRALPASATEPTRLAADLSAAWHSCLGRLAVGR is encoded by the coding sequence GTGCTGCCTGCCTCTGCGCGGATGCGGTCGTCGGCTGCCTTCGATCAGGCTGTCCGGGGTGGTGTGCGCTGCGGTCGTCCGACGGTGGTTGTGCATGCTCGCGTGACAGCCGGTGAGAACGGGGCGAAGGCCCCGGCACAGGTGGGTTTCATCGTCTCGAAGAAGGTAGGCAACGCTGTGACCCGCAACCGCGTGAAGCGCAGGCTGCGTCACCTCGTCCGGGCCGAGTTGCCCGGCACCGCCGACGGGGCACTCGTGGTCGTCAGGGCCTTGCCCGCGTCCGCGACCGAGCCCACACGCCTGGCAGCCGATCTGTCGGCGGCATGGCACTCATGTCTGGGTCGCTTGGCGGTGGGCCGGTGA
- a CDS encoding NAD(P)/FAD-dependent oxidoreductase — translation MNVVIIGAGPAGLAAAEAALGRGADVTILEASDLPGGQYWRHLPPTRPSAAEPALHHHWTEFQRLRAATERADIVGSAQVWAVERDDHGLVLRVAVGAADAEGREQRALRPDALVLATGAHDRALPVPGWTLPGVYTAGAAQAMAKGERIALGSEVVVSGAGPFLFPVTRSLGQAGAHVLGVFEASGAKAMLRGWGARPWELLAAGGKLAEMAGYLGHHLRARVPYHLGSQVIAIHGTSKVEAVTVARLDADWHPLAGTERRIPCDTVCLGHGFVPRVELAVAAGCDLTPSRHIRVDPEQHTSATEVWAAGEITTLGGVDHALATGRIAGWCAAGGSAGDPEVAGAVRARNRFAAFADRIEAAHGIRPGWIDWLRPDTLVCRCEEVSYDRIRSMLDQSGTNGLRSAKLTTRAGLGLCQGRICGRTVETLLAAHSGVDQPADGALIDRRPIAAPIALSDLARSAESHVPAPVRTEPKGRS, via the coding sequence ATGAACGTTGTGATCATCGGCGCCGGCCCCGCGGGCCTGGCAGCCGCCGAGGCCGCCCTGGGTCGCGGAGCCGACGTGACGATCCTCGAGGCCTCCGACCTGCCCGGCGGCCAGTACTGGCGGCATCTTCCCCCGACCCGCCCGTCCGCGGCGGAACCGGCGCTCCACCACCACTGGACGGAGTTCCAGCGTCTGCGCGCCGCGACCGAGCGGGCCGACATCGTCGGCTCGGCCCAGGTGTGGGCCGTCGAGCGCGACGACCACGGTCTGGTCCTCCGCGTCGCCGTCGGTGCAGCCGACGCCGAGGGCCGTGAGCAACGCGCTCTACGTCCCGACGCGCTCGTGCTCGCCACCGGTGCCCACGACCGTGCCCTGCCGGTTCCCGGGTGGACGCTTCCGGGCGTCTACACCGCGGGTGCCGCCCAGGCCATGGCGAAGGGAGAGCGCATCGCCCTCGGCAGCGAGGTGGTGGTCTCCGGAGCGGGACCGTTCCTCTTCCCTGTGACCCGGTCGCTGGGACAGGCGGGTGCCCACGTGCTCGGCGTGTTCGAGGCGTCCGGAGCCAAGGCGATGCTGCGCGGATGGGGGGCCCGCCCCTGGGAGCTGCTCGCCGCGGGGGGCAAGCTCGCCGAGATGGCCGGCTACCTCGGTCACCACCTGCGGGCGCGCGTGCCCTACCACCTGGGCAGCCAGGTCATCGCCATCCACGGGACCTCGAAGGTCGAGGCCGTCACCGTCGCCAGGCTCGACGCCGACTGGCACCCGCTCGCCGGCACCGAGCGCCGCATTCCCTGCGACACCGTGTGCCTCGGGCATGGCTTCGTGCCCAGGGTCGAGCTCGCGGTCGCCGCCGGATGCGATCTGACGCCGAGCCGCCACATCCGTGTCGACCCGGAGCAGCACACGTCGGCCACCGAGGTCTGGGCCGCCGGTGAGATCACCACGCTCGGCGGCGTCGACCATGCCCTGGCCACCGGCCGGATCGCGGGTTGGTGCGCAGCCGGCGGCTCCGCGGGCGACCCCGAGGTCGCCGGTGCCGTCCGGGCCAGGAACCGGTTCGCGGCGTTCGCCGACCGGATCGAGGCGGCTCACGGCATCCGCCCTGGCTGGATCGACTGGCTGCGCCCGGACACCCTCGTCTGCCGCTGCGAGGAAGTCTCCTACGACCGGATCCGCTCGATGCTCGACCAATCCGGGACGAACGGCCTGCGGTCGGCCAAGCTCACGACCCGTGCCGGGCTCGGCCTGTGCCAGGGACGCATCTGCGGCCGCACCGTCGAAACCCTGCTGGCCGCTCACAGCGGCGTCGACCAGCCCGCCGACGGCGCACTCATCGACCGGCGGCCCATCGCCGCACCGATCGCGCTGTCCGACCTCGCCCGCTCCGCCGAATCCCACGTGCCGGCACCGGTACGTACCGAACCGAAAGGACGTTCATGA
- a CDS encoding aldehyde dehydrogenase (NADP(+)): MTWQDTIAAAAAAAPGYAATDPGERARFLVAAAEELEACAPELVGLGMAETGLGEARLTGELRRTAYQLRLFAEVVVEGAYLDVRIDEADPGFAIGPRPDLRRMNVPVGPVLVYAASNFPLAFSVAGGDTAAALAAGCPVVVKGHSGHPGLSARTAEALVTAARRTGMPDGVIGLITGQQAGIEALQDERIKAASFTGSTRIGAMLARTAAERPSPIQFYGELGSVNPVVVTPAAVAERGAAILEGFVTSVAGSAGQLCTKPGFLFVPDAASTDDVIRAAADVVPEHRLLTRGTSAGYVDRRGAVLAAGAHVIADGGVRTDEDGFVWARPTLVETTLSELVAAGPDVLDEVFGPFSVLVRYDSLADVTSALPVLFPGNLTASIHLAESETPTVAPLIEAMSRIAGRVLVNGWPTGVSVSPAMQHGGPSPATTIDSTSVGTAAIGRFLRGVCYQSVPASLLPPAVRDDNPWGVPQRRSPAGASTSWGELTGRY; this comes from the coding sequence ATGACCTGGCAAGACACCATCGCTGCCGCCGCTGCCGCGGCGCCGGGCTACGCGGCCACCGACCCCGGGGAACGCGCGCGTTTCCTGGTCGCCGCCGCCGAGGAACTGGAGGCCTGCGCGCCGGAGCTGGTAGGTCTCGGCATGGCCGAGACCGGGCTGGGCGAGGCCCGCCTGACCGGCGAACTGCGCCGCACGGCCTATCAACTGAGGCTGTTCGCGGAGGTCGTCGTCGAGGGTGCCTACCTCGACGTCAGGATCGACGAGGCGGATCCCGGGTTCGCCATCGGGCCGCGCCCCGATCTGCGCCGGATGAACGTGCCCGTGGGCCCGGTGCTGGTGTACGCGGCGTCGAACTTCCCGTTGGCCTTCTCGGTCGCCGGCGGCGATACCGCCGCCGCGCTCGCGGCCGGGTGCCCGGTCGTGGTCAAGGGACATTCGGGGCATCCCGGGCTCTCGGCGCGCACCGCCGAGGCACTCGTCACGGCCGCTCGACGCACCGGCATGCCCGACGGGGTCATCGGCCTCATCACGGGTCAGCAGGCGGGCATCGAAGCTCTCCAGGACGAACGGATCAAGGCCGCGAGCTTCACCGGTTCGACGAGGATCGGCGCGATGCTCGCCAGGACGGCGGCCGAGCGTCCCTCACCCATCCAGTTCTACGGCGAGCTCGGCAGCGTCAACCCCGTGGTCGTGACCCCCGCGGCCGTCGCGGAACGCGGCGCCGCGATCCTCGAGGGATTCGTCACGAGCGTCGCGGGTTCCGCGGGCCAGCTGTGCACCAAGCCGGGCTTCCTCTTCGTCCCTGACGCGGCGTCGACCGACGACGTGATCCGCGCGGCGGCGGACGTCGTCCCCGAACATCGCCTGCTCACCCGGGGCACCTCCGCGGGCTACGTCGATCGCCGCGGCGCGGTGCTGGCCGCCGGAGCCCACGTGATCGCCGACGGCGGCGTGCGAACCGACGAGGACGGGTTCGTCTGGGCACGCCCGACGCTGGTCGAGACGACCCTGTCCGAGCTGGTCGCGGCCGGTCCCGATGTGTTGGACGAGGTGTTCGGCCCGTTCAGCGTCCTCGTCCGCTACGACTCGCTCGCCGACGTCACCTCGGCACTGCCCGTCCTGTTCCCTGGGAACCTGACGGCGAGCATCCACCTCGCCGAGTCCGAGACACCCACGGTCGCGCCGCTGATCGAGGCGATGTCACGGATCGCCGGCCGCGTGCTGGTGAACGGCTGGCCGACCGGGGTCTCGGTGAGCCCGGCCATGCAGCACGGTGGGCCGTCCCCCGCCACGACCATCGACTCCACGTCGGTGGGCACCGCGGCGATAGGCCGGTTCCTGCGCGGGGTCTGCTACCAGAGCGTGCCCGCGAGCCTGCTCCCGCCGGCGGTTCGCGACGACAACCCATGGGGCGTGCCACAGCGGCGTTCCCCCGCCGGAGCCTCCACCTCGTGGGGCGAGCTCACCGGCCGGTACTGA
- the rpmH gene encoding 50S ribosomal protein L34 encodes MSKRTYQPSNRRRSRTHGFRARMSSRAGRAILSARRRKGRAELSA; translated from the coding sequence TTGAGCAAGCGCACGTACCAGCCGAGCAACCGTCGGCGTTCCCGCACCCACGGCTTCCGCGCCCGCATGAGCTCCCGCGCCGGCCGCGCCATTCTGTCGGCCCGTCGGCGCAAGGGCCGCGCGGAGCTGTCGGCCTGA
- a CDS encoding NAD(P)/FAD-dependent oxidoreductase, with product MTGLRRVVVIGAGIMGAACARALAQDGHQVTVLERGAVAGQTSSHCEGNLLVSDKGPGMELELAKAARARWPQVAAELAAELGEPLGDIEFEPKGGLVVATTEAGGAALTGFAAEQRGAGIDAEALDVASTRRLEPYLRPDCTAAVWYPQDAQLQPTIAAEALLASARLAGASVHIGTEVLGPVLDSGGALTGVLTPGGTFPADLVVNAAGPWSGDVARRMGVPLPVLPRRGMVLVTSRMPQKVFHKVYDGDYFGTTQSADSGLQTSTVVESTPAGTVLIGSSRQRIGFTESFEVDVLAELARKAIELFPVLAGMSLLRSYGGFRPYLPDHLPVIGLDPRLPGLAHVTGHEGAGIGLSVISAELLADQVAGRAPAIGTDAFQVTRPSLSEHLNGEPR from the coding sequence ATGACCGGCTTGCGTCGCGTCGTCGTGATCGGCGCCGGGATCATGGGTGCGGCCTGCGCACGAGCGCTGGCCCAGGACGGCCACCAGGTGACCGTGCTCGAGCGCGGGGCGGTCGCCGGCCAGACCTCCAGCCACTGCGAGGGCAACCTGCTCGTGTCCGACAAGGGTCCGGGAATGGAACTCGAGCTCGCCAAAGCCGCCCGGGCGCGCTGGCCCCAGGTCGCGGCCGAACTCGCGGCCGAACTCGGCGAGCCCCTCGGTGACATCGAGTTCGAGCCCAAGGGCGGCCTGGTGGTCGCGACGACGGAGGCCGGTGGTGCGGCCCTGACCGGCTTCGCCGCCGAGCAGCGCGGCGCCGGCATCGATGCCGAGGCCCTCGATGTCGCCTCCACCCGCCGGCTCGAACCGTACCTGAGGCCCGACTGCACCGCGGCGGTGTGGTACCCGCAGGACGCGCAGTTGCAGCCCACCATCGCCGCCGAGGCTCTGCTCGCCTCGGCACGCCTCGCGGGAGCGAGCGTCCACATCGGAACCGAGGTGCTGGGCCCGGTGCTCGACTCCGGAGGCGCCCTCACCGGCGTCCTCACCCCGGGCGGCACCTTTCCCGCCGATCTGGTGGTCAACGCGGCCGGGCCGTGGTCGGGCGACGTCGCACGGCGGATGGGCGTCCCGCTGCCGGTCCTGCCCCGCCGCGGCATGGTGCTGGTCACGTCGCGGATGCCGCAGAAGGTTTTCCACAAGGTCTACGACGGCGACTACTTCGGAACCACCCAGTCCGCCGACAGCGGCCTCCAGACCTCGACAGTCGTCGAGTCGACACCGGCCGGTACGGTGCTCATCGGCTCGTCCCGCCAGCGGATCGGGTTCACCGAGTCGTTCGAGGTCGACGTGCTGGCCGAGCTCGCACGCAAGGCCATCGAGCTGTTTCCCGTGCTGGCCGGCATGAGCCTGCTGAGAAGCTACGGCGGCTTCCGCCCGTACCTGCCGGATCATCTGCCGGTGATCGGCCTCGACCCCCGGCTGCCCGGCCTCGCGCATGTCACCGGCCACGAGGGCGCCGGCATCGGGCTGTCGGTGATATCCGCCGAACTGCTCGCCGACCAGGTCGCCGGCCGCGCCCCCGCCATCGGGACGGACGCGTTCCAGGTCACGCGACCCTCCCTGTCCGAGCACCTGAACGGAGAACCCCGATGA
- the yidD gene encoding membrane protein insertion efficiency factor YidD, translating to MSGSLGGGPVKYLLIGFVKAWRAVISPLYGDVCKYYPSCSAYGLEALRLHGAVRGSWLTVRRILRCHPWADGGFDPVPGSAMAAAMAADPEWFRHGEDAGPDDDRSTTRQAVLAAHDTSEVTP from the coding sequence ATGTCTGGGTCGCTTGGCGGTGGGCCGGTGAAGTACCTGCTGATCGGTTTCGTCAAGGCGTGGCGGGCAGTCATCTCGCCGTTGTACGGCGACGTGTGCAAGTACTATCCGAGTTGTTCGGCCTACGGGCTGGAGGCGCTGAGGCTGCACGGTGCGGTTCGTGGCTCATGGCTGACCGTGCGGCGCATCCTGAGGTGCCATCCCTGGGCCGACGGAGGTTTCGACCCGGTGCCCGGGTCGGCGATGGCGGCAGCGATGGCCGCCGATCCCGAGTGGTTCCGGCATGGCGAGGACGCCGGGCCGGACGACGACCGTTCGACCACGCGGCAGGCCGTACTGGCCGCGCATGACACCAGTGAGGTGACCCCTTGA
- a CDS encoding (2Fe-2S)-binding protein has product MTSRAVDPAADPIRPERVDPITVRFDGVELHGVPGNSIAAVLLANGITSWRVTRDGNHRGVFCGIGVCFDCVAEVNGRRDVRLCQRRACEGDDIRTQDDHS; this is encoded by the coding sequence ATGACCAGTCGAGCGGTCGATCCGGCCGCCGACCCGATCCGCCCGGAACGAGTCGATCCGATCACCGTCCGCTTCGACGGCGTGGAGCTGCACGGCGTCCCGGGCAACAGCATCGCGGCGGTGCTGCTCGCCAACGGCATCACCTCATGGCGCGTCACCCGCGACGGGAACCACCGGGGGGTGTTCTGCGGCATCGGCGTGTGTTTCGACTGCGTCGCCGAGGTCAACGGACGCCGCGACGTACGACTCTGCCAGCGTCGCGCATGTGAGGGCGACGACATACGAACCCAGGACGACCACTCATGA